Proteins co-encoded in one bacterium genomic window:
- the groES gene encoding co-chaperone GroES, with amino-acid sequence MNIRPLNDRVVVKRVAEEEKSKGGIIIPDTAKEKPAEGEVVAAGHGKKLENGTVQKMDVKAGDRILFSKYAGTDVKIEGVEYVIMREDDILGVIEK; translated from the coding sequence ATGAACATCCGTCCTCTCAACGATCGCGTCGTCGTCAAGCGCGTGGCCGAGGAGGAAAAGAGCAAAGGCGGCATCATCATCCCGGACACGGCCAAGGAAAAGCCGGCCGAGGGTGAGGTCGTCGCGGCCGGCCACGGCAAGAAGCTCGAAAACGGCACCGTCCAGAAAATGGACGTGAAGGCCGGCGACCGCATCCTGTTTTCCAAGTACGCCGGCACCGACGTAAAGATCGAAGGCGTGGAGTACGTCATCATGCGCGAAGACGACATCCTCGGCGTGATCGAGAAATAA
- a CDS encoding HD domain-containing protein: MDDTPLAVPDAPIFAEAADMLRQSAPPAVFNHSLRCFFLARAFARKRSIPFDEGDLYLVSLFHDLGLCPGHRRPRIPFTVSGAYELRRFLLAGGYGDERIGPLADAIRYHMLPFPKWSKGNLAGLIHVGAWMDVFGRKKRVIRPEVRRIEEQFPRYDLGAQICRCFLASTRSATAVWGLYLPDRVRLPTVGMPVKRK; the protein is encoded by the coding sequence ATGGACGACACGCCGCTTGCCGTACCCGACGCGCCGATTTTCGCCGAGGCCGCGGACATGTTGCGCCAATCCGCGCCGCCGGCCGTCTTCAACCACTCGCTGCGCTGCTTTTTTCTGGCCCGCGCGTTCGCGCGCAAGCGTTCCATTCCGTTTGACGAGGGCGATCTTTACCTTGTCTCCCTGTTCCACGATCTCGGCCTGTGCCCCGGCCATCGCCGCCCGCGCATCCCTTTCACCGTTTCCGGCGCGTACGAATTGCGCCGCTTTCTGCTTGCCGGCGGATACGGCGACGAGCGCATCGGCCCTCTCGCGGACGCGATCCGCTATCACATGCTGCCGTTTCCGAAATGGTCGAAGGGCAATCTCGCCGGGCTGATCCACGTCGGCGCGTGGATGGACGTGTTCGGGCGCAAAAAGCGCGTCATCCGCCCGGAGGTCCGGCGCATCGAGGAGCAGTTTCCGCGCTACGACCTGGGCGCGCAGATCTGCCGGTGCTTCCTCGCGTCAACGCGCTCGGCGACGGCGGTGTGGGGGCTCTACCTGCCCGACCGCGTCCGCCTGCCGACGGTGGGGATGCCCGTCAAGCGTAAATAG